A region of Granulibacter bethesdensis DNA encodes the following proteins:
- a CDS encoding CHAD domain-containing protein — MTDTSALPPVVMDTVAEAPAAETLCLGPDVEQGSVPVTITMAFDPAVAERLPRLAPLSRQRKGRMKTRSFRRIYHDTPDAAFFADHQALVVDGGMWRVESLAPPPLLPGSQLDDKTLIAPIETLLASYGIEGGVMPIASVEGRQRSIVLSDQTQMNSEDLTVFIEDGTIRNLTDTLPFGRIHIQGDARAIAGLASELQENEEARFRIPETPLSMLAVSHGRGLAARPASGLGAPEIDPGISTEDAARHIIGHLTLALLYWAPRIRLLKSGETDKTALEPVHQIRVTLRRLRSALSIFSAVLACPELDNVKAHLKTISTLLGPARDWDVFISQTGQTLLDTFPDHAGLKRLMERAAKQREQHYHTLLASLKTPGFDRLGLSLALLCQVRPWRQALHTLHDEVRHHREECLNQPIEIFAAGVLKKRLRKLPASAPIAELPATALHELRLHAKRLRYACEFFAACFPQKQGRRMIRRLSELQEELGILNDGAVAAGLMQEIDGKDGVQGAQARGIVLGFSAAHGASARQQIIAAWKHFHTAKPFWN, encoded by the coding sequence ATGACTGACACATCTGCATTGCCTCCAGTCGTGATGGATACCGTGGCTGAAGCACCTGCTGCTGAAACACTGTGCCTTGGGCCGGATGTAGAACAAGGTTCTGTCCCCGTGACGATAACAATGGCCTTCGATCCGGCCGTGGCAGAACGACTGCCACGCCTTGCACCGCTGTCACGGCAGCGTAAAGGCCGGATGAAAACGCGTTCCTTCCGGCGGATTTATCACGACACGCCGGATGCGGCCTTTTTTGCCGATCATCAGGCTCTGGTCGTCGATGGAGGAATGTGGCGCGTGGAAAGTCTTGCCCCTCCCCCTTTGCTGCCCGGTTCGCAACTGGATGATAAGACTTTGATTGCGCCGATCGAAACCTTGCTTGCGTCGTACGGTATCGAGGGCGGCGTCATGCCGATTGCCTCCGTAGAGGGACGCCAGCGCAGTATCGTACTGAGCGATCAGACACAAATGAACAGTGAAGACCTGACTGTCTTCATTGAAGATGGCACGATCCGCAATCTGACCGATACGCTTCCCTTTGGCCGTATACATATCCAGGGCGATGCAAGGGCCATCGCTGGACTGGCATCAGAGCTTCAGGAGAATGAGGAAGCCCGGTTCCGGATTCCGGAAACGCCGCTTTCCATGCTGGCCGTTTCCCACGGGCGGGGACTGGCCGCCCGCCCCGCCTCCGGCCTTGGTGCACCGGAGATTGATCCCGGCATCAGCACGGAAGATGCCGCACGACATATCATCGGTCATCTAACGTTGGCATTGCTTTACTGGGCACCACGTATCCGCCTGCTGAAATCAGGCGAAACCGACAAAACCGCGCTGGAGCCTGTGCATCAGATCCGTGTGACGCTGCGCCGCCTGCGTTCAGCCCTATCGATTTTCTCCGCCGTTCTGGCCTGCCCGGAACTGGATAACGTCAAGGCGCATCTGAAAACAATCAGTACTCTGCTGGGGCCGGCACGCGACTGGGATGTCTTTATCAGCCAGACTGGCCAGACCCTGCTGGACACCTTCCCTGATCATGCCGGCCTGAAACGCCTGATGGAGCGGGCTGCTAAACAGAGAGAACAGCATTACCACACCTTGCTGGCCAGTCTGAAAACGCCCGGTTTCGACAGGCTGGGGCTGTCCCTCGCCCTGCTATGCCAGGTGCGGCCATGGCGGCAGGCGCTCCATACGCTGCATGACGAAGTGCGCCATCATCGTGAAGAATGCCTGAACCAGCCAATCGAAATCTTCGCGGCAGGGGTACTGAAAAAACGCCTGAGAAAACTGCCCGCCAGCGCCCCGATCGCTGAACTGCCTGCCACCGCCCTGCATGAATTACGCCTGCATGCAAAGCGTTTGCGCTATGCCTGTGAATTCTTTGCCGCCTGTTTCCCCCAGAAACAGGGACGCCGGATGATCCGCCGGCTGTCAGAACTTCAGGAAGAACTCGGCATCCTCAATGACGGAGCCGTAGCAGCCGGGTTGATGCAGGAAATTGACGGGAAGGACGGCGTGCAGGGCGCACAGGCCCGCGGCATTGTGCTGGGCTTCTCCGCCGCCCATGGGGCCAGCGCCAGACAGCAGATTATCGCCGCCTGGAAACATTTCCATACTGCAAAGCCGTTCTGGAACTGA
- a CDS encoding ligase-associated DNA damage response exonuclease: protein MRLTAPHPETWLRSLPQGLYCEPADLFIDPVVPVERAAITHAHADHARPGHGAVLATPETLAIMKTRMGVERAARAPQPLSYGEQITINDVGLRMEPAGHVLGSAQIVLEWRGSRVVISGDYKRASDPSCAIFQPVPCDVFVTEATFALPVFRHPPAEQEIRKLFDNLTVFPERTHLVGCYALGKCQRLIMLLRQAGWVAPIYLHGALMNVCRTYEALGVGLGDLRPVTSVPKEALRGGIVLAPPSALADRWSRRLHDPVPVLASGWMQVRQRARAKGVELPLVISDHADWDALLATIRDVQAPEIWVTHGREEALIHAAGLMGVRGRALRLIGYGEEDDDTAVAGGGMTGGETAGAVTTDGKSV, encoded by the coding sequence ATGCGCCTGACCGCCCCCCATCCCGAGACATGGCTTCGGTCGCTGCCGCAGGGGCTTTACTGTGAACCGGCTGATCTGTTCATCGATCCGGTGGTGCCGGTGGAGCGTGCGGCCATTACCCATGCCCATGCGGATCATGCCCGCCCCGGGCATGGCGCGGTGCTGGCCACGCCGGAAACGCTCGCCATCATGAAAACCCGCATGGGGGTAGAGCGTGCGGCCCGTGCTCCGCAGCCACTGTCTTATGGGGAACAGATCACGATCAATGATGTGGGGCTGCGCATGGAACCGGCTGGCCATGTGCTGGGCAGTGCGCAGATCGTGCTGGAATGGCGCGGCAGCCGCGTGGTGATCAGCGGTGACTACAAGCGTGCGTCCGACCCGAGCTGTGCCATTTTTCAGCCGGTTCCCTGCGATGTATTTGTCACGGAGGCTACGTTTGCCCTGCCGGTCTTCCGCCACCCTCCGGCAGAGCAGGAAATACGCAAGCTGTTCGACAATCTCACGGTTTTTCCGGAGCGAACCCATCTGGTCGGCTGTTACGCGCTGGGAAAATGCCAGCGCCTGATCATGCTGCTGCGGCAGGCGGGGTGGGTTGCACCGATCTATCTTCATGGAGCGTTGATGAATGTCTGCCGCACCTATGAGGCGCTTGGGGTGGGGTTGGGCGATCTTCGACCAGTGACCTCCGTGCCGAAGGAGGCCCTGCGTGGCGGGATCGTGCTGGCGCCTCCCTCTGCGCTGGCTGATCGCTGGTCGCGCCGATTGCATGATCCTGTGCCAGTTCTCGCCAGCGGCTGGATGCAGGTCAGGCAACGTGCCCGCGCCAAAGGGGTCGAACTGCCATTGGTCATCAGCGACCATGCCGACTGGGACGCCTTGCTGGCCACAATCCGGGACGTGCAGGCCCCTGAAATCTGGGTGACCCATGGGCGGGAGGAAGCCCTGATCCATGCGGCGGGGTTGATGGGGGTGAGAGGCCGCGCCCTGCGTCTGATCGGCTATGGCGAGGAAGATGACGATACCGCGGTGGCGGGGGGCGGGATGACAGGTGGTGAGACGGCAGGTGCGGTTACAACGGACGGAAAGTCCGTATGA
- a CDS encoding ligase-associated DNA damage response DEXH box helicase, producing MLPPRFAAWFERRGWTLRRHQAAMLDAAEADRSALLIAPTGGGKTLAGFLPSLIALARQAEPPYGLHTLYVSPLKALATDIARNLTSPVQEMGLPIRIETRTGDTPSASRARQRETPPHILLTTPESLSLLLSLESAPMFFHGLRTVIIDEVHALAGTKRGDQLALCLARLRRLVPGLRVSGLSATAAHPQALRDYIGGDAIVIEETGGAPPRLEMMLPSGRLPWSGHMGLASAPAILERIKAAAMTIVFVNTRAQAELLFQALWRLNEDTLPIALHHGSLELEQRERVEQAMASGLLRAVVATSSLDLGIDWGGVDQVLQVGAPKGVSRLLQRVGRASHRMDEASNAILVPANRFEVLECEAAIMGVSARELDGDPPGPGGLDVLAQHLLGMACSAPFHPDAMFEEVRQAAPYRMLDRKDFDDTLGFVENGGYTLSHYEQWHRLFRDSEGLLHVRSDRVARQWRMNIGTIVQSPMIKVRLRGSRGKRGEGRGTTLGEVEEYFASQLRPGDTFMFSGRLLRFVQLHDTVLEAEEGGDGDPMVPAYAGARLPLTTSLANRVRAMLQDRSGWQHLPEPVREWLEMQRIRSRLPGRDDLLIETFPRRDRWYMVAYCFEGRNAHQTLGMLVTKRMERLGMIPLGFVATDYVMATWSARQPTGLDRLFEEDILGDDLEAWMAESSMLRRIFRHVAVVSGLIERQQPGLKRSRRQVTINTDLIYDVLRRHQPDHILLRATRADAASGLTDIGRLALLLRRAQGHIRHMALSRVSPLAVPVLLEIGRESVLSAGSEEMLLAEAEALVEEAMTDDDTALNRRVSPRRYSSGSLSDGQIMQDDLFVTLPPDIRPRR from the coding sequence ATGCTCCCCCCTCGTTTCGCCGCGTGGTTCGAACGGCGCGGCTGGACGTTGCGGCGGCATCAGGCCGCCATGCTGGACGCAGCCGAAGCAGATCGCAGCGCCCTGCTGATTGCCCCGACCGGGGGCGGAAAAACGCTGGCCGGTTTTCTGCCCAGCCTGATCGCTCTGGCCAGACAGGCCGAACCGCCATACGGGCTGCATACCCTCTATGTCAGCCCGCTCAAGGCTCTGGCGACCGACATCGCCCGCAACCTGACCTCTCCGGTCCAGGAAATGGGACTGCCAATCCGGATCGAGACACGCACTGGCGACACGCCATCAGCCAGCCGCGCCCGCCAGCGGGAGACACCGCCGCATATCCTGCTGACGACACCGGAAAGCCTGAGCCTGCTGCTGTCGCTGGAAAGCGCCCCCATGTTTTTCCATGGCCTGCGAACGGTGATCATCGACGAAGTGCATGCGCTGGCCGGCACCAAAAGAGGCGATCAACTGGCCCTCTGTCTGGCCCGGCTGCGCCGTCTGGTTCCGGGACTGCGCGTCTCAGGCCTGTCCGCCACTGCCGCCCATCCGCAGGCGCTGCGGGATTATATTGGCGGCGATGCAATCGTCATCGAGGAAACGGGTGGGGCTCCCCCACGGCTGGAGATGATGTTGCCATCCGGGCGACTGCCATGGTCCGGGCATATGGGGCTGGCATCAGCCCCCGCCATTCTGGAGCGGATCAAAGCGGCCGCCATGACGATCGTATTCGTCAACACCCGCGCGCAGGCCGAGCTTCTGTTTCAGGCATTGTGGCGGCTGAATGAGGATACGCTCCCCATTGCCCTGCATCATGGCAGTCTGGAGTTGGAACAGCGCGAACGTGTTGAGCAGGCCATGGCCTCGGGGCTGTTGCGGGCAGTGGTGGCGACCTCCTCGCTTGATCTCGGCATCGACTGGGGCGGGGTGGATCAGGTTCTTCAGGTAGGCGCGCCCAAAGGCGTCTCCCGCCTGTTGCAGCGGGTCGGACGCGCCAGCCACCGCATGGATGAAGCCAGCAACGCCATTCTGGTGCCTGCCAACAGGTTCGAGGTACTGGAATGCGAGGCCGCCATCATGGGGGTTTCCGCACGGGAGCTGGATGGAGACCCGCCCGGCCCCGGCGGGCTGGATGTGCTGGCACAGCATCTGCTCGGGATGGCATGCTCCGCCCCGTTTCACCCGGATGCAATGTTCGAGGAAGTGCGGCAGGCCGCGCCCTATCGCATGCTCGACCGCAAGGATTTCGACGATACGCTCGGCTTCGTTGAAAACGGCGGGTACACGCTGTCACATTATGAACAATGGCACAGGCTGTTTCGGGACAGCGAAGGCCTTCTGCACGTGCGTTCCGACCGTGTGGCACGGCAATGGCGGATGAATATCGGCACCATCGTGCAATCCCCGATGATCAAGGTGCGCCTGCGCGGAAGCCGGGGAAAACGCGGGGAAGGACGCGGTACAACACTCGGCGAGGTCGAGGAATATTTCGCCAGCCAGCTTCGTCCCGGTGACACATTCATGTTCAGCGGCCGCCTGCTGCGCTTCGTTCAACTGCATGATACTGTGCTGGAGGCCGAGGAAGGTGGCGATGGCGATCCGATGGTCCCGGCCTATGCCGGGGCCAGATTGCCGCTCACGACCAGCCTCGCCAATCGGGTCCGCGCCATGTTGCAGGACCGCTCCGGATGGCAACACCTGCCTGAGCCGGTCAGGGAATGGCTGGAGATGCAGCGCATCCGCTCCCGCCTGCCGGGCCGTGACGACCTGCTGATCGAGACATTTCCGCGCCGTGACCGATGGTACATGGTGGCGTACTGCTTCGAAGGACGAAACGCCCACCAGACCCTCGGTATGCTGGTGACGAAGCGGATGGAGCGGCTCGGGATGATTCCGCTCGGCTTCGTCGCCACCGATTACGTGATGGCAACATGGAGCGCGCGGCAGCCAACCGGTCTCGACCGGTTGTTCGAGGAAGACATACTGGGGGATGATCTGGAAGCATGGATGGCGGAAAGCTCCATGCTCCGGCGTATTTTCCGTCATGTCGCCGTGGTGTCCGGGCTGATCGAACGACAACAGCCGGGGCTGAAGCGCAGCCGCCGCCAGGTCACCATCAATACGGATCTGATCTATGACGTGCTGCGCCGCCACCAGCCTGATCATATCCTGCTGCGGGCGACCCGGGCCGATGCTGCATCGGGACTGACCGATATTGGCCGTCTGGCACTTCTGCTGCGCCGGGCACAGGGGCACATCCGGCATATGGCGCTGTCGCGCGTCTCTCCGCTTGCCGTGCCGGTTCTGCTGGAAATCGGTCGTGAAAGCGTTCTCTCCGCCGGGTCTGAGGAAATGTTGCTGGCGGAGGCTGAAGCGCTGGTCGAGGAAGCCATGACGGACGATGATACGGCCCTCAACAGAAGGGTTTCTCCTCGCCGATATTCCAGCGGGTCATTGTCTGATGGACAAATCATGCAGGATGATCTGTTTGTCACCCTCCCTCCGGATATTCGGCCCCGTCGCTGA
- the pdeM gene encoding ligase-associated DNA damage response endonuclease PdeM has translation MQSRPVRSIPTPVFAGGETLLLDPSGAVWWPAERILMVADLHLEKGSAAAMRGSLLPPWDSAATLDALENLILHYRPEQVIALGDSFHDRYGLERMQPQDAARLHGISRSTTFRWVLGNHDPVASEGLSGTFYAEHGLKRFIFRHEAASVPDGAMEFCGHHHPKASVSVRGTWLTRPCFVFSAERLMLPAFGTYAGGLDVSSPEIAQLFPQGGRIFLRGHGRLFSFSMPATTPTQPANSRAMRKS, from the coding sequence ATGCAGTCTCGTCCAGTCCGCTCCATCCCCACCCCCGTCTTCGCCGGTGGAGAAACGCTCCTGCTGGATCCGTCAGGTGCGGTATGGTGGCCTGCCGAGCGGATACTGATGGTGGCCGATCTGCATCTTGAAAAAGGCTCGGCCGCTGCCATGCGTGGCTCCCTGCTGCCGCCATGGGACAGTGCCGCAACACTGGACGCGCTCGAAAACCTGATTCTGCATTACCGACCGGAGCAGGTCATCGCGCTGGGGGACAGTTTTCACGACCGCTACGGTCTGGAACGCATGCAGCCGCAGGATGCCGCACGCCTGCATGGGATCAGCCGATCAACGACTTTCCGTTGGGTGCTGGGCAATCATGATCCGGTGGCCAGCGAGGGACTGAGCGGCACCTTTTATGCCGAGCATGGCCTGAAACGGTTCATTTTCAGGCATGAAGCCGCATCAGTGCCAGACGGAGCCATGGAGTTCTGCGGCCACCACCATCCGAAAGCGAGCGTGTCCGTAAGAGGTACATGGCTGACCCGTCCCTGTTTCGTGTTCTCGGCGGAGAGGCTGATGCTGCCTGCGTTTGGTACCTATGCTGGCGGACTGGATGTATCCTCGCCGGAGATCGCGCAGCTGTTTCCACAAGGGGGCCGGATTTTTCTGCGCGGCCATGGGCGGTTGTTCAGTTTTTCAATGCCTGCCACCACCCCCACGCAGCCTGCAAACAGCCGTGCCATGCGAAAAAGCTGA
- a CDS encoding histidine phosphatase family protein, translated as MRQLLLLRHAKSAWDDPKLPDHARPLNDRGRRAAAAMHKAINALDLRPDLILVSSARRTIQTLEALEPWPHTPRTERMDALYLASSEQMIQVLNSVPETIGCVMLIGHNPGMHDLALTLGNPARDERTARVRLNEGYPTGALAQFELNKPWWGLLPGVARLTRFLTPSELPDMGQHD; from the coding sequence ATGCGCCAGCTCCTCCTCCTCCGTCACGCCAAATCAGCATGGGACGACCCCAAACTTCCGGACCATGCCCGCCCCCTGAATGATCGCGGTCGGCGTGCAGCCGCAGCCATGCACAAAGCGATCAACGCGCTTGATCTGCGGCCGGATCTGATTCTGGTTTCCTCCGCCCGTCGCACCATACAGACGCTGGAGGCGCTGGAGCCTTGGCCGCATACTCCCCGTACAGAACGGATGGATGCGCTCTATCTTGCCTCATCCGAGCAGATGATCCAGGTTCTGAACAGCGTGCCGGAAACGATCGGCTGCGTGATGTTGATCGGTCATAATCCCGGTATGCATGATCTGGCCCTGACGCTTGGAAATCCGGCAAGGGACGAGCGCACTGCACGAGTGCGCCTGAACGAGGGGTATCCGACAGGCGCGCTGGCACAATTCGAACTGAACAAGCCCTGGTGGGGGCTGTTGCCCGGTGTGGCACGACTGACACGCTTCCTTACCCCCTCTGAACTGCCTGATATGGGCCAACATGACTGA
- a CDS encoding metallophosphoesterase yields MGMGEKFITVTDRPAPDSVITFPRHPPAGVPIRVIGDVHGDARAFTHAVTTDRFIIQLGDLTDGGPENGEVLRIMLNLLHQGRGLFLLGNHDLRLARRLAGRSVRPDPTLEETCAQIDTLHIPQIINAIAHAPAWIVSGNRIFLHGGFHTDMLHTAPPFPVPIQDGRVHGVLARALYGEPTGQLQPDGYPERSLRWVDRIPKNLIVYCGHDNRSPDGRPLTMYGQRGGTAIFLDTGAGKGGHLSWIDLDS; encoded by the coding sequence ATGGGCATGGGAGAGAAATTTATTACCGTGACGGACAGACCAGCCCCGGACTCCGTCATTACTTTTCCGCGGCATCCCCCCGCCGGCGTTCCAATCCGCGTCATCGGCGATGTGCATGGCGATGCACGCGCCTTTACCCATGCCGTCACCACCGACCGTTTCATTATCCAGTTGGGTGACCTGACAGATGGCGGACCCGAAAACGGCGAAGTTCTGCGGATCATGCTCAACCTGCTTCATCAGGGGCGCGGGCTGTTCCTGCTCGGTAACCACGATCTGAGGCTGGCAAGGCGGCTGGCCGGACGATCCGTCCGACCTGATCCGACGCTTGAAGAAACCTGCGCACAGATCGATACCCTCCATATCCCGCAGATCATTAACGCGATCGCCCATGCACCAGCCTGGATTGTAAGCGGGAACCGCATCTTTCTGCATGGCGGTTTTCATACCGACATGCTGCATACAGCCCCCCCTTTTCCCGTTCCCATTCAGGATGGACGCGTACATGGCGTGCTGGCCCGTGCGCTGTATGGGGAACCAACCGGTCAGCTTCAGCCTGATGGTTATCCGGAGCGCAGCCTGCGCTGGGTTGACCGTATTCCGAAAAATCTGATCGTTTACTGCGGCCATGACAATCGCAGCCCGGACGGTCGTCCCCTGACGATGTATGGGCAACGTGGTGGAACAGCGATTTTTCTGGATACAGGGGCCGGGAAAGGGGGCCATCTTTCCTGGATAGACCTCGACTCCTGA